In Papaver somniferum cultivar HN1 chromosome 1, ASM357369v1, whole genome shotgun sequence, a genomic segment contains:
- the LOC113350028 gene encoding uncharacterized protein LOC113350028, which produces MGIREDLHPKIIDGKTWLEPGPYNLGGKGKGIFYNRMRNLKVPYGYSSDLRRHFWKDGCLGVLKAHDYHVLMQKILPVALKGLLPDGPSTAINRLCSYFNEICQRVVDLTRLLELEEEIVLTLCMLEMYFPPSFFDVMIHLTIHLAREVRLCGPVQYRRMYPFVRYMKIFKEYVKNYAQPEACIAECYLEMKCVRYLDVHADKAYEGEVNQSRNENIQHDSTPAGRPLSKGVQVYIGSDMLKIAHRYVLFNTAAIDPYRTMRMDELRSSHTDSEDQLLSIHSDTFADWIRQKVEMQINRGISVSSTVQWLEYGPLEKCVSYKGLQINGSRFITKDILRVTQNNGVLIESKSLVAASQISSGFYGVLEQILVLDYQHMFQIPIFKCDWAHTYFGVKQEKGFTLVNLRQYKNQYQNDPFILASQARQVFYYRESYSSNWFVMLKPPPRGFHELEQYNEHEDTICLPVDPSTLDLQMDDKPETYARTDAEPILVVPEKKKNKNKKKKCH; this is translated from the exons atgggaatcagaGAAGACTTGCATCCAAAAATCATAGATGGCAAAACATGGCTTGAACCAGGACCATATAACTTAGGCGGCAAGGGAAAGGGTATATTTTATAATAGGATGAGAAATTTGAAAGTTCCATATGGGTATAGTTCTGATCTTAGGAGGCATTTCTGGAAGGATGGTTGCTTGGGTGTCCTTAAggctcatgattaccatgttcttATGCAAAAAATATTACCTGTAGCTTTGAAGGGACTTTTACCTGATGGGCCAAGTACTGCGATTAACCGGTTATGTTCTTATTTTAACGAAATATGCCAAAGGGTTGTTGATCTGACTAGATTAttagaacttgaagaagaaattgttttGACTTTGTGTATGTTGGAGATGTACTTCCCtccatcattttttgatgtgatgATACACTTGACAATTCACCTAGCTCGAGAAGTGCGTTTATGTGGACCCGTACAATATCGTAGGATGTATCCATTTGTAAG GTATATGAAGATATTCAAAGAATACGTAAAAAATTATGCACAACCTGAAGCATGTATAGCAGAGTGTTACTTGGAAATGAAGTGCGTCAGGTATTTAGATGTTCATGCAGACAAAGCATATGAAGGAGAAGTAAATCAAAGCCGTAATGAAAACATTCAACATGATTCCACACCGGCAGGGCGTCCTCTTTCTAAAGGTGTTCAAGTGTATATTGGTAGTGATATGCTAAAGATCGCTCATAGATATGTGCTTTTTAACACAGCAGCAATTGACCCATATAGAAC AATGCGCATGGATGAGTTAAGATCCTCCCATACTGACAGTGAAGACCAACTCCTTTCCATACACTCAGACACATTTGCAGATTGGATACGGCAAAAG GTTGAAATGCAAATTAATCGAGGCATATCTGTATCAAGTACAGTACAGTGGTTGGAATATGGTCCTTTAGAAAAATGTGTCTCATATAAAGGCTTGCAAATAAATGGGTCAAGGTTTATCACGAAGGATATTCTAAGAGTCACACAAAACAATGGTGTTTTAATTGAGTCAAAATCTTTAGTTGCAGCATCACAAATAAGTAGTGGTTTTTATGGTGTTTTagaacaaattcttgtgttggaCTACCAGCATATGTTTCAAATTCCCATATTCAAATGTGACTGGGCTCACACCTATTTTGGTGTCAAGCAAGAAAAAGGCTTTACATTAGTCAACTTACGTCAGTATAAGAACCAATATCAGAATGATCCATTCATTTTAGCGTCACAAGCCCGACAAGTTTTCTATTATCGAGAGTCATATTCGTCTAATTGGTTTGTGATGTTGAAACCACCACCTAGGGGTTTCCATGAATTAGAGCAATACAATGAACATGAAGACACAATATGCCTACCGGTGGATCCTTCAACTCTTGACTTACAAATGGATGACAAGCCCGAGACTTATGCAAGAACTGATGCTGAACCTATCTTAGTGGTtcccgaaaagaagaagaataagaataagaaaaagaagtGTCACTAA
- the LOC113350034 gene encoding nucleoplasmin-like protein ANO39 — protein sequence MLSDGGLIDGVSADGGGVFRGASQAAPSSEVVKKQKCAKLRLYTGPCPNMQVRNVNDTFSDLQDSEDEEDEDDEQEDKGNEEVENENVEKENEENEDEENENDDEDHGVGNKNETEAQENPKRKYVPRGPTRMSALGLTNGKNGKEAVSFNNKDRPIGDPSVQLASVLGVLVRRNIALKQRDWRLVPKESKDNIWAVVQQRWDVILKRLGQGKSGRYSP from the exons atgttgagtgaTGGTGGTTTGATTGATGGTGTTTCGGCAGATGGAGGAGGTGTTTTCCGTG GAGCATCTCAAGCTGCACCCTCTAGTGAAGTTGTTAAGAAGCAGAAATGTGCAAAGCTCAGATTGTACACAGGTCCATGTCCAAATATGCAAGTCAGGAATGTAAATGATACTTTCTCAGATCTTCAAGACAgcgaagacgaagaagatgaagatgatgaacaagaagataAGGGAAATGAAGAGGTGGAAAATGAGAACGTGGAAAAAGAGAATGAGGAAAATGAGGACGAGGAAAATGAGAACGATGACGAGGACCATGGCGTGGGaaataaaaatgaaacagaaGCTCAG GAAAACCCGAAAAGAAAGTACGTTCCACGTGGCCCAACAAGGATGAGTGCACTAGGGCTAACAAATGGTAAGAATGGAAAGGAAGCTGTTAGCTTTAACAATAAGGATCGGCCCATTGGTGATCCTTCGGTGCAGCTTGCAAGTGTGTTGGGAGTTCTGGTTAGGAGAAACATCGCACTAAAACAAAGGGATTGGAGACTTGTCCCTAAAGAATCCAAAGATAACATATGGGCGGTTGTCCAG CAAAG ATGGGATGTTATCTTAAAGAGGCTAGGTCAAGGAAAGTCGGGAAGATACTCGCCTTAG